TATCCTCTCTATCGCTGCCAGCTAAACAGCAAAGAATCCCTCAGACTTCCACGAATTTGATCTGGAGTGTGAGATATGATTTAATCACAGTCAGAGTCTCGCAACGCAGGCAAGAGTGAAGCGAACTGAAACACACAGTTAACCAAAGCTAGGAGATATCACTATGGCTTTCCCTACATCTGTAAATAACCAAATTACTGATGCAGTGACTCAATCCAATGTTAAAGTCTTGGGCGAGTCCGCAGCAGTGGCATTAAGCAATCTCTATCAATCTTCTGCCAATTCATTGGCGCAGTCCATTCAGAATGCGACATTTGCACAGCAGCAATCGAACTTGATCCATCAGGCAACAACAACACAGGGCATTAACCTGATTTATGCGGTCGACACCGCTGCTGTTGGTGATGCATCTGAGAAATTGGCACGTGCAGACGTTCCTGCTGATGCATTGATGACCATCATGTTGAAAGCATTGAATAAATAAGAAACATGAGTCTCTTGAAGGAGCTCATTAATCTTGGCAAGACATTGAAGTTAAACATTAATGAATAAAGGAGAACACAATGGCTTACCCTACAGCCGTCAATGATCAGATCACAGATGCGGTAACGCAATCCAACGTCAAGGTGTTAGGAGAGTCCGCAGCCGTGGCAACCAGCAATCTGTATCAGGCCGCCGCTAACTCTTTGTCCACTTCCATTCAGAATGCGACATTTGCACAGCAGCAATCGAACTTGATCCATCAGGCAACAACAACACAAGGTATTAACCTGATTTATGCGGTCGACACCGCATCTGTCGCAGACGCAACTAAGAAAGTTGCACAGGCTGATCTTCCTGCCAGTGCACTGAACATGCTTTTGTTGCAGTCAATGAAACAGTCTAATCCTTACGGTTAAGATCAAGAGAGGCAAGCATGGCACGACGCAAATCTCACTCTAAAGCTCAGCAGCCTTATCAGCCGATTCACTTCGTGATTGATGAGACGCCATCGATTGCTTTAGCGGGACAGGTTTTAGCGATGTGTCATGCGCATGC
The window above is part of the Candidatus Bealeia paramacronuclearis genome. Proteins encoded here:
- a CDS encoding RebB family R body protein, yielding MAFPTSVNNQITDAVTQSNVKVLGESAAVALSNLYQSSANSLAQSIQNATFAQQQSNLIHQATTTQGINLIYAVDTAAVGDASEKLARADVPADALMTIMLKALNK
- a CDS encoding RebB family R body protein, encoding MAYPTAVNDQITDAVTQSNVKVLGESAAVATSNLYQAAANSLSTSIQNATFAQQQSNLIHQATTTQGINLIYAVDTASVADATKKVAQADLPASALNMLLLQSMKQSNPYG